The proteins below are encoded in one region of Triticum aestivum cultivar Chinese Spring chromosome 1B, IWGSC CS RefSeq v2.1, whole genome shotgun sequence:
- the LOC123099360 gene encoding sugar transporter ERD6-like 4: MNGGGGDESGSDHEGSGTRKPLLLKNTGSWYRMVGSSSRQMVGASSMAVLRESHVSALLCTLIVALGPIQFGFTCGFSSPTQDAMIRDLGLSISQFSAFGSLTNVGAMVGAIASGQMAEHIGRKGSLMIAAIPNIIGWLAISFANDSSFLYMGRLLEGFGVGVISYTVPVYIAEISPQSTRGALGSVNQLSITLGIFLAYVLGMFVPWRLLAVLGTLPCTLLIPGLFFIPESPRWLAKMNLTDDFETSLQVLRGFETDITAEVNDIKRAVASANKKATVRFQELNQKKYRTPLLIGTGLLVLQNLCGINGILFYASRIFRAAGFTNSDLATCALGAIQVLATGVTTSLLDKAGRRMLLIISTAGTTLSLLAVSVAFFLKDNLPHDSHSDYILSMVSLVALVAYIITFSFGMGAIPWLIMSEILPVGIKSFAGSFATLANMLTSFGVTMTANLLLSWSAGGTFASYMVVSAFALVFVILWVPETKGRTLEEIQWSFR; encoded by the exons ATGAACGGCGGCGGGGGCGATGAGAGCGGCAGCGACCATGAGGGGAGCGGGACGCGGAAGCCGCTGCTGCTCAAGAACACGGGGAGCTGGTACAGGATGGTGGGGTCGTCGTCGCGGCAGATGGTCGGCGCCTCGTCCATGGCCGTGCTGCGCGAGTCCCACGTCTCCGCGCTCCTCTGCACGCTCATCGTCGCCCTCGGCCCCATCCAGTTCGGCTTCACCTGCGGCTTCTCCTCGCCCACCCAGGACGCCATGATCCGCGACCTCGGCCTCTCCATCTCCCAG TTCTCGGCGTTCGGCTCGCTGACCAACGTCGGCGCCATGGTGGGCGCCATCGCCAGCGGGCAGATGGCCGAGCACATTGGCCGCAAAGGG TCGTTGATGATCGCGGCGATTCCGAACATCATCGGTTGGCTCGCCATCTCCTTTGCCAAT GACTCGTCATTTCTCTATATGGGACGGTTGCTCGAAGGATTTGGTGTTGGTGTCATATCCTACACG GTGCCTGTATACATAGCAGAGATATCCCCTCAGAGCACAAGAGGAGCGCTTGGCTCCGTGAACCAG TTATCTATCACCCTTGGTATCTTCTTGGCCTATGTGCTAGGCATGTTTGTTCCTTGGAGGCTGCTTGCAGTACTAG GAACCTTGCCTTGTACACTGTTGATTCCTGGTCTATTCTTCATCCCGGAGTCTCCAAGATGGCTG GCAAAGATGAACTTGACGGATGATTTCGAGACTTCTCTGCAAGTTTTGAGGGGTTTCGAGACCGACATCACAGCCGAAGTGAACGATATAAAG AGAGCTGTAGCATCTGCAAACAAAAAGGCTACGGTCCGTTTTCAGGAGCTGAATCAAAAGAAGTATCGAACTCCCTTACTA ATAGGAACTGGCCTTCTAGTGCTTCAAAATCTATGTGGGATAAATGGCATATTGTTCTATGCAAGTAGAATATTCAGAGCTGCAG GGTTCACAAACAGTGACCTGGCCACATGTGCACTTGGAGCTATTCAG GTTCTCGCTACTGGAGTTACAACATCGCTACTAGATAAAGCTGGCCGACGGATGCTCCTTATT ATCTCCACTGCCGGGACGACTCTAAGCCTTCTTGCAGTTTCTGTTGCATTTTTCCTCAAG GACAATCTACCACATGACTCTCACTCGGACTACATCTTAAGCATGGTGTCCTTGGTGGCTCTTGTG GCTTATATCATCACCTTCTCCTTCGGCATGGGTGCCATTCCATGGCTCATAATGTCCGAG ATCCTTCCGGTGGGCATCAAGAGCTTCGCAGGGAGCTTCGCGACGCTGGCCAACATGCTCACTTCCTTCGGGGTGACAATGACGGCGAACCTGCTGCTGAGCTGGAGCGCTGGCG GGACTTTCGCGTCGTACATGGTCGTGAGCGCGTTCGCCCTCGTGTTCGTTATACTTTGGGTGCCGGAGACCAAGGGGAGGACCCTGGAGGAGATACAGTGGTCGTTCCGGTGA